A stretch of the Streptosporangium sp. NBC_01755 genome encodes the following:
- a CDS encoding adenosine deaminase, with translation MSQLPTFEQIRLAPKVLLHDHLDGGLRPETIIELARDSGYDRLPTTDADSLRAWFREAADSGSLVRYLETFDHTVGVMQTRESLVRVAAECAEDLADDGIVYAEVRYAPEQHTSRGLSLEEVIEAVQEGFRAGSKGRGIRVGTLLTAMRHQARSMEIAELAVRYRDAGVAGFDIAGAEAGYPPTRHLDAFEYLQRENAHFTIHAGEAFGLPSIWQAIQWCGADRLGHGVRIIDDISVSDDGEPKLGRLAAYVRDKRIPLEMCPTSNLQTGAAASIAEHPIGLLRRLNFRVTVNTDNRLMSGTSLSEEFAKLSEAFGYDWDDMLWFTVNAMKSAFLPFDERLALINGVIKPGFARLKWQA, from the coding sequence ATGAGTCAGCTACCCACTTTTGAGCAGATCCGTCTGGCTCCGAAGGTGTTGCTCCACGACCACCTCGACGGAGGGCTCCGGCCGGAGACCATCATCGAGCTGGCCCGCGACTCCGGCTACGACAGGTTGCCGACGACCGACGCCGACAGCCTGCGCGCCTGGTTCAGGGAGGCCGCCGACTCCGGCTCGCTGGTGCGCTACCTGGAGACCTTCGACCACACGGTCGGCGTCATGCAGACGCGCGAGTCGCTGGTCAGGGTCGCCGCCGAGTGTGCCGAGGACCTGGCCGACGACGGCATCGTCTACGCCGAGGTGCGTTACGCGCCCGAGCAGCACACCTCCAGGGGGCTGAGCCTCGAAGAGGTCATCGAGGCGGTGCAGGAGGGTTTCAGGGCCGGTTCCAAGGGGCGGGGCATCCGGGTGGGCACCCTGCTCACCGCCATGCGCCACCAGGCCAGGTCCATGGAGATCGCCGAGCTGGCGGTCCGCTACCGCGACGCCGGGGTGGCCGGGTTCGACATCGCCGGCGCGGAGGCGGGCTACCCTCCCACCCGTCATCTCGACGCCTTCGAATACCTCCAGCGGGAGAACGCCCACTTCACCATCCACGCCGGTGAGGCCTTCGGCCTGCCGTCGATCTGGCAGGCGATCCAGTGGTGCGGCGCGGACCGGCTCGGCCACGGCGTCCGGATCATCGACGACATCTCCGTCTCCGATGACGGCGAGCCCAAGCTGGGCCGCCTGGCGGCCTACGTCCGGGACAAGCGCATCCCGCTGGAGATGTGCCCGACCTCCAACCTGCAGACCGGTGCGGCGGCCTCCATCGCCGAGCACCCGATCGGCCTGCTGCGTCGGCTGAACTTCCGGGTGACCGTCAACACCGACAACCGGTTGATGAGCGGTACGAGCCTCTCCGAGGAGTTCGCCAAGCTGTCGGAGGCGTTCGGCTACGACTGGGACGACATGCTGTGGTTCACGGTCAACGCCATGAAGTCCGCGTTCCTGCCGTTCGACGAGCGCCTGGCGCTCATCAACGGCGTCATCAAGCCCGGTTTCGCGCGCCTCAAGTGGCAGGCGTGA
- a CDS encoding cytidine deaminase gives MVSIDWTALKAEAVRAMGHAYAPYSKFPVGAAALVDDGRIVSGCNVENASYGIGLCAECGLVSALQATGGGRLVAFTCVDGHEELLMPCGRCRQLLYEFGGPELLLETIDGPKTMSEILPYAFGPDDLSRGA, from the coding sequence ATGGTGTCGATCGATTGGACTGCCCTCAAGGCCGAGGCGGTGCGGGCCATGGGGCACGCCTACGCCCCCTACTCGAAGTTCCCGGTCGGCGCCGCCGCCCTGGTGGACGACGGGCGGATCGTGTCCGGCTGCAACGTCGAGAACGCCTCCTACGGCATCGGACTGTGCGCCGAGTGCGGGCTGGTCTCCGCGCTCCAGGCCACGGGCGGCGGCCGTCTCGTCGCGTTCACCTGTGTCGACGGGCACGAGGAACTGCTCATGCCGTGCGGCAGGTGCCGCCAGCTGCTGTACGAGTTCGGCGGTCCCGAGCTGCTGCTGGAGACCATCGACGGCCCGAAGACGATGTCGGAGATCCTTCCGTACGCCTTCGGGCCCGACGACCTGAGCCGGGGGGCCTGA
- a CDS encoding FecCD family ABC transporter permease produces MNPAQTVAEASHSAPAAARGQTGGTPARPSTPRSGRVVLRKALIPALAVLLATLCVASAGIGAVPVPLGEVAASVFGGSGPHDAVLWQIRFPRVVLSVLIGAALGVAGAAMQGVFGNPLAEPGVIGVSSGAAVGAIGAIVLGVSAFGEWSVTVAAFLGGLIATFAVYLLSRSGGRTEVVTLVLTGIAINAVAGAIVGLLTFLADDAELRSISFWSLGSIGGATWPVVAAVAPFTAAGLVLIPFFARALDVLALGERGARHLGVDTERVRVGVILLAALLTGAAVAAAGIIGFVGLVVPHLIRLAAGPGHRVLLPASALAGAVVLLAADLAARTLAIPAELPIGVLTALIGGPFFLWLLRRTRSQQGGWA; encoded by the coding sequence GTGAACCCCGCACAGACCGTGGCGGAGGCGTCCCACAGCGCACCCGCCGCCGCCCGCGGCCAGACCGGGGGGACGCCGGCGCGGCCGTCCACACCCCGATCCGGCCGCGTGGTGCTCAGGAAGGCGCTGATCCCCGCCCTGGCGGTGCTGCTCGCCACGCTCTGCGTCGCGTCGGCGGGGATCGGCGCCGTCCCGGTCCCCCTCGGGGAGGTGGCCGCCTCGGTCTTCGGTGGCTCGGGACCGCACGACGCGGTGCTCTGGCAGATCCGCTTCCCGCGCGTGGTGCTCTCCGTGCTCATCGGGGCCGCGCTCGGCGTCGCCGGGGCCGCCATGCAGGGCGTCTTCGGCAACCCGCTCGCCGAACCCGGCGTCATCGGCGTCTCCTCCGGCGCGGCCGTCGGTGCGATCGGCGCGATCGTGCTGGGCGTGAGCGCCTTCGGGGAGTGGTCGGTGACCGTGGCCGCCTTCCTCGGCGGTCTGATCGCCACCTTCGCCGTCTACCTGCTCTCCCGGTCCGGAGGCAGGACCGAGGTGGTCACCCTGGTCCTCACCGGTATCGCGATCAATGCCGTCGCCGGGGCGATCGTCGGCCTGCTGACCTTCCTGGCCGACGACGCCGAGCTCCGCTCGATCTCCTTCTGGAGCCTGGGCAGCATCGGCGGCGCGACCTGGCCGGTGGTCGCGGCGGTCGCCCCGTTCACCGCGGCGGGGCTGGTGCTGATCCCCTTCTTCGCGCGAGCGCTGGACGTGCTGGCGCTGGGGGAGCGCGGGGCCCGGCACCTGGGAGTGGACACCGAGCGGGTCCGCGTCGGGGTGATCCTGCTGGCCGCGCTGCTGACCGGCGCCGCCGTCGCGGCCGCCGGGATCATTGGCTTCGTCGGCCTGGTCGTCCCGCACCTCATCCGGCTGGCCGCCGGGCCGGGGCACCGCGTCCTGCTGCCCGCCTCGGCGTTAGCCGGAGCCGTCGTGCTGCTCGCGGCCGACCTGGCGGCCCGGACGCTGGCGATCCCCGCCGAACTGCCGATCGGCGTGCTCACCGCGCTCATCGGCGGCCCGTTCTTCCTCTGGCTGCTCCGCCGTACCCGATCCCAGCAGGGAGGATGGGCATGA
- a CDS encoding heme ABC transporter ATP-binding protein, whose product MIDVSGVSLTAGSARLLDDVSLRVAPGELVAIAGPNGAGKSSLLSVLAGDVPATHGAVTLAGRPVRALRPAALARLRAVLPQRVTLAFPFTVAEVVAMGLYGSRRPAHEEEEILARAMEVTDVAHLAGRTYPTLSGGEQARVSLARVLVQSAPILLLDEPTAALDLRHQEQVMCVARERAAAGDAVVVVLHDLNLAAAYAGRVLVMSGGRLVADGSPDRVLASETLSEVYGCAIDVHRNGSALLVAPRRAV is encoded by the coding sequence ATGATCGACGTTTCCGGGGTGTCCCTCACCGCAGGCTCCGCCCGGCTGCTCGACGACGTGTCGCTGCGGGTGGCGCCCGGCGAACTGGTGGCGATCGCCGGGCCGAACGGCGCAGGCAAGTCATCGCTGCTGTCCGTCCTGGCCGGGGACGTGCCCGCGACACACGGCGCGGTCACCCTGGCTGGCCGGCCGGTGCGCGCGCTGCGCCCGGCCGCGCTGGCGCGGCTGCGCGCGGTGCTGCCGCAGCGGGTCACGCTGGCCTTCCCGTTCACCGTCGCCGAGGTGGTCGCCATGGGCCTGTACGGCTCCCGCCGTCCCGCCCACGAGGAGGAGGAGATCCTCGCCCGGGCCATGGAGGTGACCGACGTCGCGCACCTGGCCGGGCGGACCTACCCCACCCTGTCGGGCGGTGAGCAGGCCCGGGTCTCACTGGCCCGGGTCCTGGTCCAGAGTGCCCCGATCCTGCTGCTGGACGAGCCGACCGCGGCCCTGGACCTGCGCCACCAGGAGCAGGTCATGTGCGTCGCCCGTGAGCGGGCGGCGGCGGGGGACGCGGTGGTGGTCGTCCTGCACGACCTCAACCTCGCCGCCGCCTACGCCGGCCGGGTGCTGGTCATGTCCGGCGGGCGGCTCGTCGCCGACGGCTCCCCGGACCGGGTCCTGGCCTCGGAGACCCTCAGCGAGGTGTACGGCTGCGCCATCGACGTCCACCGGAACGGCAGCGCGCTGCTGGTCGCCCCCCGCCGCGCCGTCTGA
- a CDS encoding cupin domain-containing protein gives MVRKIDSATRIPVPGGKTIDEYVGRVNSGDDRISIARMIAPAGWEEPAQTPEFAEYTLVLSGTVVVEHDGGTTEVGAGQVFTCEPGERIRYSSGPDGAEYVAVCLPAFSPETANRDD, from the coding sequence ATGGTACGCAAAATCGACAGCGCGACGCGGATTCCCGTTCCGGGGGGCAAGACGATCGACGAATACGTCGGCCGGGTCAACAGCGGCGACGATCGGATCTCGATCGCACGCATGATCGCCCCAGCGGGGTGGGAGGAGCCCGCCCAGACCCCGGAGTTCGCCGAGTACACCCTGGTGCTCAGCGGAACGGTCGTCGTGGAGCACGACGGGGGCACCACCGAGGTCGGCGCGGGGCAGGTGTTCACGTGCGAGCCGGGGGAGCGGATCCGCTACAGCTCGGGCCCCGACGGCGCCGAATACGTCGCCGTCTGCCTGCCCGCCTTCTCTCCCGAGACCGCCAACCGCGACGACTAG
- a CDS encoding ABC transporter permease, producing the protein MTTSVASSEARRVRRYHLALLGVAALILLLSLARTVAGAPELTSSGTFSAALLLAVPIGLAGLGGLWAERAGIVNIGLEGMMVLGTWFAGWAGYQWGATAALLAGLAGGAIGGLIHAIATVTFGVDHIISGVAINLLGPGVTRFLSEVLYAQGTVAGEKGAGITSSPTLSSDAPSVSLPILSDGPDLLGKLENTHWFLLSDVAGILRGLTHDVNVLVILAVALIPLTFFVLWRTSFGLRLRSCGENPWAAESLGVNVYRTKYVATVISGALAGLGGVFLVFVTTKYVEGQTAGRGFIGLAAMIFGNWRPGGLAIGASLFGYADGLQLRSSQAVTGLLLFGALLLLIYTGHEVRRRLAAGEPGVRQYTAAVAAVLAAVVLIWLWMTVDKLPNEFVFITPHVLTLLVLSAASQSLRMPQADGVRYRRGEQH; encoded by the coding sequence ATGACCACGTCCGTGGCATCCTCGGAAGCCCGCCGCGTACGCCGCTACCACCTGGCGCTCCTCGGGGTGGCGGCGCTCATCCTGCTGCTCTCCCTGGCCCGGACCGTGGCGGGCGCGCCCGAACTCACGTCCTCGGGAACCTTCTCGGCGGCCCTGCTGCTCGCCGTCCCCATCGGGCTGGCCGGTCTCGGCGGGCTGTGGGCCGAGCGCGCGGGCATCGTCAACATCGGTCTCGAAGGCATGATGGTGCTCGGCACCTGGTTCGCCGGATGGGCCGGTTACCAGTGGGGGGCCACCGCGGCGCTGCTCGCCGGCCTGGCCGGCGGGGCGATCGGCGGCCTGATCCACGCGATCGCGACCGTGACGTTCGGCGTCGACCACATCATCAGCGGTGTGGCGATCAACCTCCTGGGCCCCGGCGTCACCCGCTTCCTGTCCGAGGTGCTGTACGCGCAGGGCACGGTCGCGGGCGAGAAGGGCGCGGGCATCACCTCCTCGCCCACACTCTCCTCGGACGCCCCGAGCGTCAGCCTGCCGATCCTCTCCGACGGCCCCGACCTGCTCGGGAAGCTGGAGAACACGCACTGGTTCCTGCTCTCCGACGTCGCCGGGATCCTGCGCGGCCTCACGCACGACGTGAACGTCCTGGTCATCCTGGCCGTGGCCCTGATCCCGCTGACGTTCTTCGTCCTGTGGCGTACCTCCTTCGGGCTCCGGCTGCGCTCGTGCGGCGAGAACCCGTGGGCGGCGGAGTCGCTGGGTGTCAACGTCTACCGGACCAAGTACGTCGCGACGGTCATCTCCGGCGCGCTGGCCGGTCTCGGCGGCGTGTTCCTGGTCTTCGTCACCACCAAGTACGTCGAGGGGCAGACCGCGGGCCGGGGGTTCATCGGGCTGGCGGCGATGATCTTCGGTAACTGGCGGCCGGGCGGCCTCGCCATCGGAGCCTCCCTGTTCGGCTATGCCGACGGCCTCCAGCTCCGCAGCTCCCAGGCGGTCACCGGCCTGCTGCTCTTCGGCGCCCTGCTGCTGCTGATCTACACCGGCCACGAGGTCCGCAGGCGTCTGGCCGCGGGAGAGCCCGGTGTCAGGCAGTACACGGCCGCGGTGGCGGCCGTGCTCGCCGCCGTGGTGCTGATCTGGCTCTGGATGACCGTCGACAAGCTGCCCAACGAATTCGTCTTCATCACACCGCACGTGCTGACCCTGCTGGTGCTTTCCGCGGCTTCGCAGAGCCTGCGCATGCCACAGGCGGACGGCGTGCGCTACCGCCGGGGGGAGCAACACTGA
- a CDS encoding phospho-sugar mutase translates to MSSDLAGLARSWLAQDPDPDTRAELAELLESGDGDALRERFGSKLEFGTAGLRGELGAGPNRMNRVTVMRAAAGLARVLGPGRHVVIGYDARHKSDLFARDTAAVLTGAGLRASVLPAPLPTPVLAFAVRHLGADAGVTVTASHNPPRDNGYKVYWGDGSQIVPPIDAEISAAIDAVGPVSELPLGSPDDPAWTALDDGVVAAYLEAVTALPIGGARELRVAYTPLHGVGGDTLARAFAAAGFDAPAIVEAQAEPDPDFPTVAFPNPEEPGAMDLALELAERVGADLILANDPDADRCAVGVPLPGGGYRMLTGDEVGALLGEHVIGQTSGEDRLVATTIVSSSLLGKIAAGHGVRYAETLTGFKWIMKAGPGLLFGYEEALGYSVGSDLGLPVHDKDGIGAALTVAGLAAQAKLDGRTLLDLLDDQARRYGLHATSQLSVRVDNLSLITGAMTRLRTTPPVELGGRKVESTDDLIEGSADLPSTDGLRYRLSGDARVVVRPSGTEPKLKCYLEAVVPVTGEVSEARERAARDLDALKSGLADVLGLTAGQ, encoded by the coding sequence ATGAGCAGCGATCTCGCGGGGCTCGCCCGTTCCTGGCTGGCCCAGGACCCCGACCCCGACACGCGCGCGGAGCTGGCCGAACTGCTGGAGAGCGGCGACGGTGACGCGCTGCGCGAGCGGTTCGGCTCGAAGCTGGAGTTCGGCACCGCCGGGCTCCGCGGCGAGCTGGGCGCCGGCCCCAATCGGATGAACCGGGTGACGGTCATGCGTGCCGCCGCCGGTCTGGCCCGCGTCCTCGGTCCCGGCAGGCATGTCGTGATCGGCTACGACGCCCGGCACAAGTCCGACCTCTTCGCCCGCGACACCGCGGCCGTGCTCACCGGGGCCGGACTGCGCGCCTCGGTCCTCCCGGCGCCGCTGCCCACGCCCGTGCTGGCCTTCGCGGTCCGCCACCTCGGCGCCGACGCGGGCGTGACCGTCACCGCCAGCCACAACCCGCCCCGCGACAACGGCTACAAGGTCTACTGGGGGGACGGCTCGCAGATCGTGCCGCCGATCGACGCGGAGATCTCCGCCGCCATCGACGCGGTCGGGCCGGTCTCCGAGCTGCCCCTCGGCTCCCCTGACGACCCCGCCTGGACCGCGCTGGACGACGGCGTCGTGGCCGCCTACCTGGAGGCGGTGACCGCGCTCCCGATCGGCGGCGCCCGCGAGCTGCGGGTGGCGTACACCCCGCTGCACGGCGTGGGCGGCGACACCCTGGCCAGGGCCTTCGCCGCCGCCGGGTTCGACGCGCCGGCCATCGTCGAGGCCCAGGCCGAGCCCGACCCCGACTTCCCCACCGTCGCCTTCCCCAACCCGGAGGAGCCCGGCGCGATGGACCTCGCACTGGAGCTGGCGGAGCGGGTCGGCGCCGACCTGATCCTGGCCAACGACCCCGACGCCGATCGCTGCGCGGTCGGTGTGCCGCTGCCTGGCGGTGGCTACCGGATGCTGACCGGCGACGAGGTGGGCGCCCTGCTGGGCGAGCACGTGATCGGGCAGACCTCCGGCGAGGACCGCCTGGTGGCGACCACCATCGTCTCCTCGTCGCTGCTCGGCAAGATCGCTGCCGGGCACGGGGTGCGCTACGCCGAGACCCTGACCGGCTTCAAATGGATCATGAAGGCCGGCCCGGGCCTGCTCTTCGGGTACGAGGAGGCGCTGGGGTACAGCGTCGGCTCCGACCTCGGGCTGCCCGTGCACGACAAGGACGGCATCGGCGCGGCGCTGACCGTCGCCGGGCTGGCCGCCCAGGCCAAACTCGACGGCCGTACCCTGCTCGACCTCCTCGACGACCAAGCTCGCCGCTACGGCCTGCACGCCACGTCCCAGCTCTCGGTCCGGGTGGACAACCTGTCCCTGATCACCGGCGCCATGACCCGCCTGCGCACCACCCCGCCGGTGGAACTCGGGGGCCGCAAGGTCGAGTCCACCGACGACCTGATCGAGGGCTCCGCCGACCTCCCGTCCACCGACGGCCTGCGCTACCGCCTGTCCGGCGACGCCCGCGTCGTCGTCCGCCCCTCGGGCACCGAGCCCAAGCTCAAGTGCTACCTGGAGGCCGTCGTCCCGGTCACCGGTGAGGTGTCCGAGGCACGGGAGCGGGCCGCGCGGGACCTCGACGCGCTGAAGTCGGGCCTGGCCGACGTCCTCGGCCTGACAGCAGGACAGTAG
- a CDS encoding purine-nucleoside phosphorylase, with amino-acid sequence MSNDPYALATDAADTLRSTVGVDSFDVALVMGSGWVPAADAIGETIAEIPVTDLPGFAPPAVAGHAGRIRAVRTGSGKNVLIFLGRTHLYEGRGVEPVVHGVRTAIRAGAGTVVLTNAAGGLRPETQEVGEAVLISDHINLTGASPITGATFVDLTDVYTPRLRELAREADPSLAEGVYVAFRGPTYETPAEVRMCRILGGDMVGMSTVLEAIAAREGGAEVLGISLVTNPGAGLVGEPLNHEEVLEVGRATAARMGGLLAKVVGKL; translated from the coding sequence GTGAGCAATGATCCCTATGCACTCGCCACGGACGCCGCGGACACGCTGAGGAGCACCGTCGGCGTGGACTCCTTCGACGTCGCGCTGGTGATGGGTTCGGGCTGGGTCCCGGCCGCCGACGCGATCGGCGAGACGATCGCCGAGATCCCGGTGACCGACCTGCCCGGCTTCGCTCCGCCCGCGGTGGCCGGCCACGCGGGCCGGATCCGCGCCGTGCGGACCGGGTCGGGCAAGAACGTGCTGATCTTCCTCGGCCGCACCCACCTCTACGAGGGCCGCGGCGTGGAGCCGGTCGTGCACGGGGTACGGACCGCGATCAGGGCCGGGGCGGGCACGGTCGTGCTGACCAACGCCGCGGGGGGCCTGCGCCCCGAGACCCAGGAGGTCGGCGAGGCGGTGCTGATCAGTGACCACATCAACCTGACCGGTGCCAGCCCGATCACCGGCGCCACCTTCGTCGACCTCACCGACGTCTACACCCCGCGCCTGCGCGAGCTGGCCCGCGAGGCCGACCCTTCGCTGGCCGAGGGCGTCTACGTGGCCTTCCGCGGCCCGACGTACGAGACCCCGGCCGAGGTCCGCATGTGCCGCATCCTCGGTGGCGACATGGTGGGCATGTCCACGGTGCTTGAGGCCATCGCGGCCCGCGAGGGCGGCGCCGAGGTGCTCGGCATCTCCCTGGTCACGAACCCGGGCGCCGGTCTCGTGGGCGAGCCGCTCAACCACGAGGAGGTGCTTGAGGTCGGCCGCGCCACCGCCGCACGCATGGGCGGCCTGCTGGCCAAGGTCGTCGGCAAGCTGTAG
- a CDS encoding heme/hemin ABC transporter substrate-binding protein, with product MKRGLIALLAVGTVVLAGCGSTAETSAEAAPETSAPAASTAPAAQGLPVTVQSADGSSVEVKDASKIIPLTSDVAEIVFALGLADRVVGVDLSAMGLPEARQKPQIGYQRALAAEGILSLKPTVLLGTEEAGPPPVIEQLKGAGIPVVMVPSGAGGVDEVPAKIELIGKALGVPDKGAELAAKTKSEIDAARAKAAAAGTEKPRVAFLYLRGQSKTYQIGGTGTRADAMIAAAGAEDAGTGAGVQGYKPITAEAMVKAAPDHILVMKMGLESVGGVDGLLKLPGVAETPAGKNKRIVSLDDLELLGMGPRTGQAIGKLVTAFQAK from the coding sequence ATGAAGCGCGGTTTGATCGCCCTACTGGCTGTGGGAACGGTCGTCCTGGCCGGGTGCGGGAGCACGGCGGAGACCTCGGCGGAAGCCGCACCCGAGACATCGGCCCCGGCTGCCTCGACTGCCCCCGCGGCCCAGGGGCTTCCGGTGACCGTGCAGTCCGCAGACGGATCCAGCGTCGAGGTCAAGGACGCTTCAAAGATCATCCCGCTGACCAGCGACGTGGCCGAGATCGTGTTCGCGCTGGGCCTGGCCGACCGGGTCGTGGGCGTGGACCTGTCCGCGATGGGGCTGCCCGAGGCGCGGCAGAAGCCGCAGATCGGCTACCAGCGCGCGCTGGCCGCCGAGGGCATCCTCTCGCTCAAGCCGACCGTGCTACTCGGCACCGAGGAGGCCGGCCCGCCGCCGGTCATCGAGCAGCTCAAGGGGGCCGGGATCCCTGTCGTCATGGTGCCCTCCGGCGCCGGCGGCGTGGACGAGGTCCCCGCCAAGATCGAGCTCATCGGCAAGGCGCTAGGTGTGCCGGACAAGGGCGCCGAGCTGGCGGCCAAGACCAAGTCCGAGATCGACGCGGCCAGGGCCAAGGCGGCGGCCGCGGGCACGGAGAAGCCCCGGGTCGCTTTCCTCTACCTGCGCGGCCAGTCCAAGACCTACCAGATCGGCGGCACGGGCACCCGCGCCGACGCCATGATCGCCGCCGCCGGGGCCGAGGACGCGGGCACCGGCGCCGGCGTCCAGGGATACAAGCCGATCACCGCCGAGGCCATGGTGAAGGCCGCCCCCGACCACATCCTGGTGATGAAGATGGGCCTGGAGTCGGTCGGCGGCGTGGACGGCCTGCTCAAGCTGCCCGGCGTCGCCGAAACCCCGGCCGGCAAGAACAAGCGGATCGTGTCGCTGGACGACCTGGAACTGCTCGGTATGGGCCCGCGCACCGGGCAGGCCATCGGCAAGCTCGTCACGGCCTTCCAGGCGAAGTGA
- a CDS encoding AMIN-like domain-containing (lipo)protein has translation MNRTLVSLALVPLFLLAGCGSATQTAPPSTGAPAATAPVVTPTATPSAAPAELQPPMSTKEIKVDRAAGTPPTVTGARFAQHQGFDRVVIDLKGDLPGYTVRWVPELVQDGSGDRVDVKGGAYLQLTMNPAVAHTEAGKTTWTGGPVFQAQLGNVQHVVKTGDFEAVVSVGIVLDRRAPFRVLEQKSPNRLVIDVAN, from the coding sequence ATGAACCGCACCCTCGTTTCCCTCGCGCTCGTCCCCCTCTTCCTGCTGGCCGGTTGCGGCTCGGCCACCCAGACCGCGCCCCCGTCCACCGGGGCCCCGGCGGCCACGGCCCCGGTGGTCACGCCGACCGCCACGCCCTCCGCCGCGCCGGCCGAGTTGCAGCCCCCGATGAGCACCAAGGAGATCAAGGTCGACCGCGCCGCCGGCACCCCGCCGACGGTCACCGGGGCCCGGTTCGCCCAGCATCAGGGGTTCGACCGCGTAGTGATCGACCTCAAGGGAGACCTGCCCGGCTACACGGTGCGGTGGGTGCCCGAGCTCGTCCAGGACGGCTCCGGCGACCGGGTCGACGTCAAGGGCGGTGCCTACCTCCAGCTGACGATGAACCCCGCCGTCGCGCACACCGAGGCGGGCAAGACGACCTGGACGGGCGGGCCGGTGTTCCAGGCGCAGCTCGGCAACGTCCAGCACGTGGTCAAGACGGGCGACTTCGAGGCCGTGGTGAGCGTGGGCATCGTCCTCGACCGCAGGGCGCCGTTCCGGGTGCTGGAGCAGAAGAGCCCGAACCGGCTGGTCATCGACGTCGCGAACTGA
- a CDS encoding thymidine phosphorylase — MDAINVIVTKRDGGELSAEQIDWVIDAYTKGVVADEQMSALAMAILLNGMNRREIAEWTQAMIRSGARMDWSALPGPTTDKHSTGGVGDKITLPLAPLVAACGGHVPQLSGRGLGHTGGTLDKLESIPGWQASLSNDEMLDVLGKAGAVICAAGDGLAPADKKLYALRDVTGTVESIPLIASSIMSKKIAEGTGALVLDVKVGSGAFMKTPERARELAMTMVALGTDAGVNTVALLTAMDRPLGRAVGNALEVTESVEVLAGGGPADVVELTVRLAREMLQAAGLSGGKDPERALADGSAMDAWRRMISAQGGDPDALLPRAAETMEVTAPASGVLSRLDAYGVGLAAWRLGAGRERKEDPVSFGAGIVLHAKPGDLVREGQPLMTLHADETFRFERALAALEGAYTVGESADPDLLPLVIDRITA; from the coding sequence ATGGACGCGATCAACGTCATCGTCACCAAGCGGGACGGCGGGGAGCTGTCGGCGGAGCAGATCGACTGGGTGATCGACGCCTACACCAAGGGCGTCGTCGCCGACGAGCAGATGTCCGCGCTCGCGATGGCGATCCTGCTCAACGGTATGAACCGGCGGGAGATCGCCGAGTGGACCCAGGCCATGATCCGTTCCGGGGCGCGGATGGACTGGTCGGCGCTGCCGGGACCCACCACGGACAAGCACTCCACCGGCGGCGTCGGTGACAAGATCACGCTGCCGCTGGCTCCGCTGGTCGCCGCGTGCGGGGGGCACGTGCCCCAGCTGTCCGGCCGGGGGCTCGGCCACACCGGCGGCACCCTGGACAAGCTGGAGTCCATCCCCGGCTGGCAGGCGTCCCTGTCCAACGACGAGATGCTCGACGTGCTCGGCAAGGCCGGCGCGGTCATCTGCGCGGCGGGCGACGGGCTCGCCCCGGCCGACAAGAAGCTGTACGCGCTCCGCGACGTCACCGGTACGGTCGAGTCGATCCCGCTGATCGCCTCCTCGATCATGTCGAAGAAGATCGCGGAGGGTACCGGTGCGCTGGTGCTCGACGTCAAGGTCGGCTCCGGGGCCTTCATGAAGACTCCTGAGCGGGCCCGCGAGCTGGCCATGACCATGGTCGCGCTGGGCACCGACGCCGGAGTCAACACGGTCGCGCTGCTGACCGCCATGGACCGGCCGCTGGGCAGGGCCGTGGGCAACGCGCTGGAGGTCACCGAGTCGGTCGAGGTGCTCGCCGGAGGCGGGCCCGCCGACGTGGTCGAGCTGACCGTACGGCTGGCGCGGGAGATGCTTCAGGCGGCGGGCCTGTCCGGGGGCAAGGACCCCGAGCGGGCCCTCGCGGACGGCTCGGCGATGGACGCCTGGCGCCGGATGATCTCCGCTCAGGGGGGCGATCCGGACGCCCTGCTGCCCAGGGCCGCCGAGACCATGGAGGTCACCGCGCCCGCGTCCGGCGTGCTGTCCAGGCTCGACGCGTACGGCGTGGGCCTGGCGGCCTGGCGGCTCGGCGCGGGCCGGGAGCGCAAGGAGGACCCGGTGTCGTTCGGCGCGGGCATCGTGCTGCACGCCAAGCCGGGGGACCTCGTCCGTGAGGGGCAGCCGCTGATGACGCTGCACGCGGACGAGACCTTCCGCTTCGAGCGGGCACTCGCCGCCCTGGAGGGCGCCTACACCGTCGGGGAGAGCGCCGATCCGGACCTGCTCCCCCTGGTGATCGACCGCATCACGGCCTGA